One stretch of Zingiber officinale cultivar Zhangliang chromosome 6B, Zo_v1.1, whole genome shotgun sequence DNA includes these proteins:
- the LOC121992052 gene encoding c-Myc-binding protein homolog, translating to MEREAKKEAFRKYLESSGVLDALTKVLVALYEEKDKPSSALEFVQQKLGGPWISDYKKLQAEKSELQMKYDELVEAHRETCRQLEELQNLKMSTHKDFADGDKTKDGL from the exons ATG GAGAGGGAAGCTAAAAAGGAAGCTTTCAGGAAGTATTTGGAGTCGAGTGGTGTGCTGGATGCTCTCACTAaag TTCTTGTTGcactttatgaagaaaaggacAAGCCTTCTTCTGCCTTAGA GTTTGTCCAACAAAAGTTAGGTGGCCCATGGATTTCTGATTACAAAAAGCTACAAGCTGAGAAGTCAGAGTTGCAAATGAAGTATGACGAGCTGGTAGAAGCTCACAGAGAAACATGTAGACAG CTCGAGGAGCTACAGAACTTGAAGATGTCAACACACAAGGACTTCGCGGATGGAGATAAAACTAAAGATGGATTGTGA
- the LOC121992051 gene encoding thioredoxin H1-like, producing MQPGPEAAFRVFELVPVAAAEEGGVGTAMAEEGVVFSCHTVEEWTRQLELANESKKLVVIDFTASWCGPCRMIAPIFADLAMKFPNVIFLKVDIDELKTVGQDWAINAMPTFVFLKEGTIVDKIVGAMKEELSRRIELHLPS from the exons ATGCAGCCCGGGCCGGAAGCTGCGTTTCGAGTCTTCGAGCTCGTTCCTGTCGCTGCTGCGGAGGAAGGCGGAGTTGGGACGGCGATGGCAGAAGAAGGGGTTGTGTTCTCTTGCCACACCGTGGAGGAATGGACCCGGCAACTCGAGCTAGCTAATGAGTCTAAGAAGCTG GTGGTCATTGATTTCACAGCCTCATGGTGTGGGCCTTGCCGAATGATTGCTCCAATCTTTGCAGATCTTGCCATGAAGTTCCCTAATGTGATTTTTCTCAAGGTCGACATTGATGAACTAAAG ACGGTTGGCCAAGATTGGGCCATCAATGCAATGCCGACCTTTGTCTTTCTCAAGGAGGGAACCATTGTGGACAAGATTGTTGGTGCTATGAAGGAAGAATTGTCAAGGAGAATTGAGCTGCACCTGCCCAGCTGA
- the LOC121992049 gene encoding GDSL esterase/lipase At5g03810-like isoform X2, producing MILLLVLQLLVSCLRVSEGQPPVPGVIIFGDSTVDVGNNNNLLTLVKANFPPYGRDFLDHSPTGRFSNGKLAIDLTIDYLGFTSYPPAYLDKEASGDDLLNGANFASASSGFLDSTATLYRAVSLTQQLRYYKEYQAKVERIAGKAKAAELFAGSIYVLSTGSSDFLQNYYINPLLRLVYSTDQFSDLLLLQSFTKFVQNLYSLGARRIGVTSLPPVGCLPASITLFGGLGRGCVGRLNDDAVAFNRKLNAAAEALKRSHQGLKLVVLDIYNPFLNIVHNPEDNGFVQVRKACCGTGTLETSLLCNAASLGTCSNATEYMFWDSFHLTEAANVILADALLLQGIELIS from the exons atgattcttcttctagTGCTTCAACTACTGGTTTCGTGTCTGAGAGTCTCGGAAGGCCAACCACCCGTTCCGGGCGTAATCATCTTCGGCGACTCCACCGTCGACGTCGGCAACAACAACAATCTCCTCACTCTGGTGAAGGCCAACTTCCCCCCTTACGGAAGAGACTTCCTTGATCACTCACCGACAGGGAGGTTCAGCAATGGCAAACTGGCCATCGACTTGACGA TTGACTATCTTGGATTCACTTCATACCCTCCTGCTTATCTCGACAAGGAGGCATCTGGGGACGACTTACTGAATGGTGCCAACTTTGCTTCTGCTTCCTCAGGCTTCCTGGACTCTACGGCGACCTTATAT CGAGCTGTGTCTCTAACGCAGCAGCTGAGATACTACAAGGAATACCAGGCGAAGGTGGAGAGGATTGCCGGAAAAGCCAAGGCGGCAGAGTTGTTTGCCGGATCCATCTATGTTTTGAGCACCGGAAGCAGTGATTTCTTGCAGAATTACTACATCAATCCCCTGCTCCGCCTTGTGTACTCCACGGATCAGTTCTCCGACTTGCTGCTGCTGCAGTCTTTCACCAAATTTGTCCAG AACTTGTACAGTTTGGGGGCGAGACGAATAGGCGTGACGTCATTACCGCCGGTCGGCTGCCTTCCCGCGTCCATCACATTGTTTGGCGGCCTAGGAAGAGGGTGTGTGGGGCGGCTCAATGATGATGCAGTGGCTTTCAACAGGAAACTGAATGCAGCAGCTGAAGCCTTGAAGAGGAGCCACCAGGGGCTGAAGCTGGTTGTCCTGGACATCTACAACCCTTTTCTAAACATTGTCCACAACCCAGAAGACAACG GATTCGTGCAAGTGAGGAAGGCATGTTGCGGAACGGGGACACTCGAGACATCACTGCTCTGCAATGCAGCATCACTGGGAACATGTAGCAACGCGACGGAGTACATGTTCTGGGACAGCTTCCACCTCACGGAGGCAGCCAACGTTATATTGGCTGATGCTCTTCTACTTCAAGGCATCGAACTCATTTCCTAA
- the LOC121992049 gene encoding GDSL esterase/lipase At5g03810-like isoform X1, with translation MILLLVLQLLVSCLRVSEGQPPVPGVIIFGDSTVDVGNNNNLLTLVKANFPPYGRDFLDHSPTGRFSNGKLAIDLTSAKNRCVYAIYHYKNLPLLFVHGSAVDYLGFTSYPPAYLDKEASGDDLLNGANFASASSGFLDSTATLYRAVSLTQQLRYYKEYQAKVERIAGKAKAAELFAGSIYVLSTGSSDFLQNYYINPLLRLVYSTDQFSDLLLLQSFTKFVQNLYSLGARRIGVTSLPPVGCLPASITLFGGLGRGCVGRLNDDAVAFNRKLNAAAEALKRSHQGLKLVVLDIYNPFLNIVHNPEDNGFVQVRKACCGTGTLETSLLCNAASLGTCSNATEYMFWDSFHLTEAANVILADALLLQGIELIS, from the exons atgattcttcttctagTGCTTCAACTACTGGTTTCGTGTCTGAGAGTCTCGGAAGGCCAACCACCCGTTCCGGGCGTAATCATCTTCGGCGACTCCACCGTCGACGTCGGCAACAACAACAATCTCCTCACTCTGGTGAAGGCCAACTTCCCCCCTTACGGAAGAGACTTCCTTGATCACTCACCGACAGGGAGGTTCAGCAATGGCAAACTGGCCATCGACTTGACGAGTGCTAAAAATCGTTGTGTTTACGCAATCTACCATTACAAAAATTTACCTTTACTTTTTGTTCACGGATCTGCAGTTGACTATCTTGGATTCACTTCATACCCTCCTGCTTATCTCGACAAGGAGGCATCTGGGGACGACTTACTGAATGGTGCCAACTTTGCTTCTGCTTCCTCAGGCTTCCTGGACTCTACGGCGACCTTATAT CGAGCTGTGTCTCTAACGCAGCAGCTGAGATACTACAAGGAATACCAGGCGAAGGTGGAGAGGATTGCCGGAAAAGCCAAGGCGGCAGAGTTGTTTGCCGGATCCATCTATGTTTTGAGCACCGGAAGCAGTGATTTCTTGCAGAATTACTACATCAATCCCCTGCTCCGCCTTGTGTACTCCACGGATCAGTTCTCCGACTTGCTGCTGCTGCAGTCTTTCACCAAATTTGTCCAG AACTTGTACAGTTTGGGGGCGAGACGAATAGGCGTGACGTCATTACCGCCGGTCGGCTGCCTTCCCGCGTCCATCACATTGTTTGGCGGCCTAGGAAGAGGGTGTGTGGGGCGGCTCAATGATGATGCAGTGGCTTTCAACAGGAAACTGAATGCAGCAGCTGAAGCCTTGAAGAGGAGCCACCAGGGGCTGAAGCTGGTTGTCCTGGACATCTACAACCCTTTTCTAAACATTGTCCACAACCCAGAAGACAACG GATTCGTGCAAGTGAGGAAGGCATGTTGCGGAACGGGGACACTCGAGACATCACTGCTCTGCAATGCAGCATCACTGGGAACATGTAGCAACGCGACGGAGTACATGTTCTGGGACAGCTTCCACCTCACGGAGGCAGCCAACGTTATATTGGCTGATGCTCTTCTACTTCAAGGCATCGAACTCATTTCCTAA
- the LOC121992050 gene encoding uncharacterized protein C6C3.02c-like, with translation MPRRSSGGRSAPRAAPRPASMRNPPRPVRQAPPPAPAQSGGGSMLGNIGSTIAQGMAFGTGSAVAHRAVDAVLGPRTIQHETVVSEAPAATAAPMGNTVGTDACTVHSKAFQDCINNFAGDISKCQFYFDMLNECRRGSGGVLGA, from the exons ATGCCTCGCCGAAGCTCTGGTG GACGCTCTGCGCCTCGTGCTGCTCCACGCCCTGCTTCAATGAGGAACCCTCCTCGACCAG TACGTCAGGCTCCACCCCCAGCTCCTGCTCAGAGTGGAGGAGGGTCCATGCTTGGAAATATCGGATCCACCATTGCACAAG GCATGGCATTTGGCACAGGAAGTGCTGTTGCTCACAGAGCAGTAGATGCTGTGCTGGGGCCTCGGACTATCCAGCATGAAACTGTGGTATCCGAAGCTCCAGCTGCCACCGCTGCTCCTATGGGTAACACCGTCGGCACAGATGCTTGCACCGTCCACTCGAAGGCTTTCCAGGAC TGCATCAACAATTTTGCCGGCGACATCAGCAAGTGCCAGTTCTACTTTGACATGCTGAACGAGTGCCGCCGAGGATCTGGTGGTGTGTTGGGAGCCTGA
- the LOC121990782 gene encoding U-box domain-containing protein 21-like: protein MEKLIEALLKLIEKPISPWTTKVALETTFYLVSTHERIAARVSESRIVPLLLETLVNADRSTTEKALGVLDGALGYGRDREAACSHPLAVPVLVKNMLWVSETATQFAVSALWKLCKSERQGERAAKATKVGSFQKLLILLQVGCSTSTKEKVSKLLRLPNTQGKLRGQKS, encoded by the coding sequence ATGGAAAAGCTAATCGAGGCACTACTGAAGCTAATCGAGAAGCCAATCTCGCCATGGACCACCAAGGTGGCCCTGGAGACGACATTCTACCTGGTCTCGACCCACGAGAGGATTGCAGCTAGGGTTTCAGAATCGAGGATCGTTCCCCTACTACTCGAGACCCTAGTCAACGCCGATAGGAGCACCACCGAGAAAGCTCTAGGGGTGCTGGATGGCGCTCTGGGCTATGGCCGCGACAGGGAGGCGGCGTGCAGCCACCCCCTAGCGGTGCCGGTGCTGGTGAAGAACATGCTGTGGGTGTCGGAGACGGCGACACAATTCGCCGTGTCGGCGCTGTGGAAGCTCTGCAAGAGCGAGAGGCAAGGTGAGCGCGCCGCGAAGGCCACCAAAGTCGGAtccttccagaagcttctcattTTGCTCCAAGTTGGGTGCTCTACGTCGACAAAGGAGAAAGTGAGCAAGCTGCTCAGGCTGCCGAACACACAGGGGAAGCTTAGAGGGCAGAAGTcctga